ACACACTATTACCCAGTAAATGTTTCCAGGCAGAAACACTTATCTCACATTCTCTCTGCATCATTCCATTGAAACAGGTTGTAGAGACACTGATTTAAAGTAAGATAACATTTTTTCACACTGAATATGAGAAACcgatcaaagaaaaaaaaatttcagaAGTGAAGAAACCACAACAGCAGAATGTTAATCGTAGGATTCTTTTTGATAAACGTCATCAACCGATGACACACTACCAGAAATGTTTAGAATTCTTCTGCTGTTTGCCTAGACAGAGACCATCTACTAGGAATCCAGACTGGTCCCTCTGCCTCATTACTCAAGTTTTTACACAAGCTCACACTGCTCATTGTCCCAGGAAGAAATCCTACTTGAGCCTTCCAATAGCTGTCAGAATTCTGAATGTTAGGGTTCGTTCAGTGAGAGTGCTGATTTGGACACGCGCACATGAACAGCACTAGGTATTCAGTTAATGAGACCACACAACTGCTGCAGGGAGTGGAGGATGTGGGCCTCGGGCACCAACCCCTTTGCAGCagagagttcctcttgtcttctgCAGATCAGGTAGCTCTCCATTCCGATGGCCCTGGCTGCCAGGTAATCCATCCCCACATCATCTCCAATGTGCATGGCCTGCTTGGGTTCCACTTGGGCAAGGCTCAGGGCTGCAGCGAAGATCCGTTGATCTGGCTTGGCAGTTCCAACATCTTCAGATGTCAACACAAACTTGAAGTACTGCCGCAGGTTACAATTGGTTAAGATCTTCTCCAGGCGGCGATCGAAGTTGGAAATCACTGCCATGCTGATTCCCAGGTTCCTGCAGTGTACCAGAGTGTTCTCCACATCACTAAACACCTGCCAGTTGCCAGCGCTGCAGAACTGACGATAAAGATTCACTGCCATTGGGGACAGTACTTGCTCATTGCTCACTCCACAGTGACAGAAGGTCTTTTTGACCACATCTATCCACCACTGCTGGGAGCTCAGACCCTGGTCTTGGCCATAGTTGGGGAACAGCTTGTCTTGCATTTGGAGCGCAGCTAGAAATGATTTGTCAAGAGCTCTGGCCTCCAGCTGGATTCCATGGAGCTTGGCCTCTGAGGAGTACAGCTCGCCAACTGAGTGGCGAACACGGAGTAGAGTGCCTTTCACATCCCAGGTCAGGAGCTGGGGCCTCATCTTCACATCAACCAGTAATGACCGTGATTATCTGTGAAAAGTTTAAAAAACTGCAATTACACAATGTATTTCAAAACCCTAAGACATTCTTAAGGGCTTTACAGCCAGAACAACAGTGTCTGAATGATGTTGCTGCTTAAGCACAAACTACAGTAGATAATTTTTGCCCAGGATATTCCATTGATAACAATAACCTGAATATCGTGCAGTCACCATTTTGTGGACTCTACAACGCACTGACATGACTAGATGTCTGAAGCAACTCTGCAACCTCCACATGCAATGTCTAGACAGGACATGCTGTAAGAGCTCAATGGCTTGGGTCTGATAACTACAGAATCACTGATGTACACAGAGCTGCTAAAGTCAGAACTCACATAATTAGTTTAAAGCGAAATCACTTTCAAAGAGGGAATGAAagataagattttaaaaaaggtAAATTATTGACAttgtcttctttcaaatatgaaataaaaatttCAAAAACCCTGCAATTTTCAAAATAAAACATTCATAGCTGGCTACACCGTTTTGCTCCAGTCCTAAATGTTTCTAGCACGTTGTGTGGGTATCCAGTAAGCGGTTAACACCACGTCACTTCCTTGTATGGATTTCAGTGCTGACTCTCAGGGTGAGGAGTAGATTTGCTGGTGTGATCAGAGGGAAGATTGTAAAGGAATCTTCTAAGATCTGCAACTTAGCCAACTGTAATCTGGATGCTGGATTTGAGGTCTTGATCTCTGAACACATTTTTCTCAGGTCAAAAACCGTACTGGTCTATTGACACTGGATGTTTCATGACAGACCAATTTTCTCATAAAGTTCAGGGAAGGAATCAATGATAGATGGGGGTTCAATCACCAAGTGTCCATACTTGCAAGAATTGCCCACATGCTGTAATTCATTGCCTGAAACTGGTGTGATCTTGTTCTGTTTTGAAGTGATACAGGTTGACTACTTCCCTCCATATTGTACATTAACTCTGTTCCAGTTAGCACCTTAGTCAGTAAGTATCACTGGGGATATTTATTGGTGTGATATTGGCGCCTTGCTAGTTTGCAGTTTGCAAGGTTCCCTAccctcctgtatgcatcagagaTATGGAGAACTGACAGCATGCACTATGAAGAACTACCTCCTGCAAAATGTTCTGGTTCCACTGGCAGAGTAGGCAACCAATGTGTGCATTATTTCCCTTGCACCATGATGGCATCTCTAGCACTGAGTCATACCCAACGCTTTGTATACAAATATAACAACTTGTATTCCGACAGCATGTTTAAAGTCTAAGGTCAGAGAGTATTTTTAGGTCATGTCAAAACAGGTGGGGACATATTACAACATATAAGATATGCTCtcgcatcctggtaaatctcttctgcctccccTTTAAAGCTtctatatctttcctataatgaggtgagcagaactgagcacaatattccaatatggtctaaccaaggttttatagagctgcaacattaccttgttgCTCTTGAACttgatcccctgactaatgaaggccaataaatcagaccttcttaactaccctattaaTTTGTGTGCAACTTTGAGGGAACTATGGACACgggccccaagatcccgctgatcctttACATTGCCAAAAATTGTGCCATTAGCCCTGTTTTCTGCATTCAAATCTGACCTTCTAAAGTGAATCAGTTTAtacttctctggattgaactccacctgccatttgtcagcccagttctgcatccttccAACATCCCATTGTatcctacaacaaccttctacaccatcctcaactccaccaatctttgtgtcatttgcagacttactaacctaGCCTTCCACTTTcccatccaagtta
This DNA window, taken from Mobula hypostoma chromosome 21, sMobHyp1.1, whole genome shotgun sequence, encodes the following:
- the hdhd3 gene encoding haloacid dehalogenase-like hydrolase domain-containing protein 3 encodes the protein MRPQLLTWDVKGTLLRVRHSVGELYSSEAKLHGIQLEARALDKSFLAALQMQDKLFPNYGQDQGLSSQQWWIDVVKKTFCHCGVSNEQVLSPMAVNLYRQFCSAGNWQVFSDVENTLVHCRNLGISMAVISNFDRRLEKILTNCNLRQYFKFVLTSEDVGTAKPDQRIFAAALSLAQVEPKQAMHIGDDVGMDYLAARAIGMESYLICRRQEELSAAKGLVPEAHILHSLQQLCGLIN